A stretch of Heterodontus francisci isolate sHetFra1 chromosome 1, sHetFra1.hap1, whole genome shotgun sequence DNA encodes these proteins:
- the nanos1 gene encoding nanos homolog 1: MDFLNSNYLNAGSSYDYTFNFWNDYLGLSALVMKNRRNVPRSSNSITESLKATLGLNDSTCPCIGNGDGPLDCCCSPNTTRTFLDLEESFSLFNPFQPLPPSGGHQEPEMLLDPFSPLDLLGLERRTFRKANGRAKQEPKICVFCRNNGAPEDVYRSHVLKTPDGRVICPILRAYTCPLCNANGDNAHTIKYCPLSKDQPPQRVLKGGRAVGGGKKLKIF; encoded by the coding sequence ATGGATTTTTTGAACTCCAACTACCTGAATGCTGGGAGCAGTTACGATTACACCTTTAACTTTTGGAATGACTATCTGGGTCTGTCTGCACTGGTGATGAAGAACCGCAGGAATGTGCCTCGGTCTTCCAACTCCATCACTGAGTCTCTCAAGGCTACCCTTGGACTGAATGATTCAACCTGCCCTTGTATTGGCAATGGGGATGGACCTTTAGATTGTTGCTGTTCGCCCAACACCACAAGGACCTTCCTGGACCTGGAGGAGAGCTTCTCCCTCTTCAACCCCTTCCAGCCGCTTCCTCCCAGTGGTGGCCACCAGGAGCCTGAGATGCTTCTTGACCCTTTCAGCCCCCTCGACCTCTTGGGGCTAGAGAGGAGGACCTTCAGGAAAGCCAATGGCCGGGCCAAGCAAGAGCCCAAGATCTGTGTCTTCTGCCGGAATAATGGGGCTCCCGAGGATGTCTACAGATCCCATGTCTTGAAGACTCCGGATGGGAGGGTGATCTGCCCCATCCTGCGGGCATACACCTGCCCCCTGTGCAATGCCAATGGGGACAATGCTCATACCATCAAGTACTGCCCTCTCTCCAAAGACCAGCCCCCGCAAAGGGTGTTAAAGGGGGGCAGAGCTGTAGGCGGAGGCAAGAAACTCAAGATTTTCTAG